DNA sequence from the Candidatus Sulfuricurvum sp. RIFRC-1 genome:
TATAGTATTCGAATCGAAGCAAGAACAACCGGAATCGCCCAAGTACTCAGCAACAACCGTGTTGAAATCTATGAAAGCCACGGATCGATTATCAATGGAGAATTGGTTCCCAAAAAATACATCAAAATCCGACGAACCGATTCGAAAAAAACGACGAAAATCTACACCTTCGATCACGCTAATAAAGTCGTTTGGCGAGAGAATGTTGATGGCTATGAATGGGAAAAAGTCACACATGATTATTATGCTTCCGAAGATATTTTGAGCCTCTTTTTTAATGTCAAACAATATATGAAATCACGCCAAAACCAAGTATTGTATGCGATTGGAGCCAATAAAAATAATGGCAGAATCGATGTCGTATTCCCTAAGGGAGAAGAGATTGAGAAGTTAAAAAAAGAGCTTGAAATTGAAGAGGGTATTTTTGTCAAAGTGGTCTTAAATGATAGAATTTTTAGCAGTGCGAATGGGGAGTTGCTCATCAATTTGGACCAAGACGGATTATGTGAAAAAGCGATTTTGGAAGATGTTTTATTGTTTGGGGATATTGTCGGTAAGCGTATTCGATAAGTTCTTATCTTATTTTTAGACTTCAGAGGGTATAATTCTGCCAGTGATGCGGGAATAGCTCAGTTGGCTAGAGCGTCAGCCTTCCAAGCTGAATGTCGCGAGTTCGAGTCTCGTTTCCCGCTCCACTCTCTCTTTTTAACTAATCCACAAAAAATCTTACTTTTATTTTACACCTTGGTTATATCGACAGAGCCGAAGCTCCATCGTTTTTGTTATGGAATGATAGTAACCTCTTCATCGACGTGTAAGAATACATCATTACCGTTCACTGAGCTGGTGTAACTATCATATCCTGTGAGTTGATCTGTGGCAAGAGACCATGAGCCTGAAAGATCTATAGTGTCACCCGCATCTCCATTCACATAAAGCGTTCCGTCACTGATTGTATCGACGTGATCAGGAGAGACGTTCAATATGGTTGTATCTCCATTTTTCATGTCGATTTGATTGATGGTGCTGTTGGTGTCTGAAAGAAGAGCGCTGATATTAGAGAGATCGATTGTCTGTTCGCCATCGATGAGCAGAACGTCACCGAGAAAGGTGGTTCCTGCAGATGGAAGCAATGTAACGGTTACTACTGCAGTACTTGTTCCGCCATTTCCATCACTGATGGTATAACTGAACGTGTCGATAGCAGGAGCTATAATAGTATCATATGCATCTGTAGGATCATAAAGAATATTTCCGTTTGAATCCATTGTGACACTGCCTAACGTTAAACTATCATCGACACTAATGATATTGAGAGTATCTCCATCAGGATCTGTATCATTTGAGAGCAAATCTGCTTCTGAAAAATAGAGGAGAGAACCCTCTGTTAGTGTCGTTGTTCCGCTGTTTGAAGCGAGCAACTGATCAATTGAAAATGATTTGTCATTCGTTTCATCATTGAGAACTTGAATTGTATCGAATGCGACATCTGAGTTAATGGTGAGAATATCACCATAATGACCATTTTGCAAAATATTAAAGGTAACTGTGTACTCAGAAGAATCTATGATAGTGTCACCATCTTTGAGAATCAATGTAACCGTGTCATGAGTTGAATTAAAATTTCCTAAATCAATCAAAAGCAATTTTATATCTTGGTCAAAAACAAATTGAAGCCCCTCTCCCGGATCGATTTGTTGACCCGAATCGCTGGATAGGCCATCAACACCCATAGTCGGTCCGCTGCCATCCACTAAAAAACCTTCTCCGCCGAGAGCGGTGATAGTAACATTATCGTTGGAATAGTCATTTCCCGCATTGAGATCATAATTCCATGCCGATGTATAGGTGATGACGTCGGTATTCCCTGTGTCATTGACAGCTATTGGAGCA
Encoded proteins:
- a CDS encoding DUF3108 domain-containing protein, which gives rise to MKTIIFVLALLSQIANAKVISATYAVSYGIFQTMGIADARFETRDDDTYSIRIEARTTGIAQVLSNNRVEIYESHGSIINGELVPKKYIKIRRTDSKKTTKIYTFDHANKVVWRENVDGYEWEKVTHDYYASEDILSLFFNVKQYMKSRQNQVLYAIGANKNNGRIDVVFPKGEEIEKLKKELEIEEGIFVKVVLNDRIFSSANGELLINLDQDGLCEKAILEDVLLFGDIVGKRIR